The following proteins are encoded in a genomic region of Gimesia algae:
- a CDS encoding histone deacetylase family protein, whose translation MAVFFQSTTFLRHETGAHPECALRLETVMNQVAGAAVPNLSILNDPQISLGEEISRVHPESYLNRLQAFSASGGGRIESDTVMSADSYEVARYAAGCAVEAVDQVINGQVEQVFCASRPPGHHAFSDRAMGFCLFNNVAIAARHAIDFHDLNRVLIVDWDVHHGNGTQDIFYEEDSVYFFSAHRHPFYPGTGLGHETGSGAGLGTIWNLPLAFGIPRQDYFSQFERMLIDAAAKCQPELILISAGFDAHKEDPIGSLGLETEDFGTLTRLVKGVAREYCGGRIVSLLEGGYHPQRLAESVVCHLTSLSND comes from the coding sequence ATGGCGGTTTTTTTTCAGAGTACTACCTTCTTAAGGCATGAGACCGGGGCGCACCCGGAATGCGCTCTGAGGCTGGAAACAGTAATGAACCAGGTTGCTGGCGCAGCGGTACCCAATCTCTCGATATTGAATGATCCCCAAATTAGTTTGGGGGAGGAAATATCCCGCGTTCATCCTGAAAGCTATTTAAATCGATTGCAGGCCTTTTCAGCCTCTGGCGGGGGCCGCATTGAGTCTGATACGGTGATGTCTGCCGACTCGTATGAGGTGGCCCGCTATGCAGCAGGTTGTGCGGTTGAAGCAGTGGATCAGGTGATTAACGGACAGGTTGAGCAGGTTTTCTGTGCCAGCAGGCCACCGGGTCACCACGCGTTTTCAGACCGGGCAATGGGATTTTGCCTGTTTAATAATGTGGCCATTGCTGCCCGACACGCCATTGACTTTCATGATTTAAACCGTGTTCTGATTGTTGACTGGGATGTACATCACGGAAATGGTACTCAGGATATCTTCTATGAAGAAGATTCGGTCTATTTTTTTTCTGCGCACCGACACCCGTTTTATCCTGGGACGGGTCTGGGGCATGAAACAGGATCGGGAGCGGGATTGGGTACAATCTGGAACCTTCCACTGGCATTCGGGATCCCCCGGCAGGACTATTTCTCTCAGTTTGAGCGAATGCTGATTGACGCTGCCGCCAAATGCCAGCCCGAACTGATTCTGATCAGTGCAGGCTTTGATGCGCACAAGGAGGATCCCATTGGTTCGCTGGGACTGGAGACGGAGGATTTTGGCACGTTAACCCGACTGGTGAAGGGCGTGGCGCGTGAGTATTGTGGAGGTCGCATCGTCAGCCTGCTGGAGGGGGGCTATCATCCCCAGAGACTGGCAGAGTCAGTGGTCTGTCATTTAACAAGTC